A single Hemitrygon akajei chromosome 29, sHemAka1.3, whole genome shotgun sequence DNA region contains:
- the LOC140718413 gene encoding tumor necrosis factor receptor superfamily member 5-like, with protein MGIPNLAILFAGYLILLLVLIEASHANDCTEFEYKYKDWCCPLCEAGMRVSEHCTRQFSTQCEQCPDGEYSDRDTGSEKCLECKSCDQELGLQIEQPCSYTHDTICEPMTGYYCTENCLRAKQHTACPAGLGVKEEGIRFKDTVCEKCSYGTFSNSNSSTEECKNWTVCETLKLKQVEPGSAEADVKCEAERNRTIAV; from the exons ATGGGGATCCCTAATCTTGCAATATTATTCGCAG GTTATCTGATCCTGCTACTGGTGTTAATAGAAGCTTCACATGCAAATGATTGTACAGAATTTGAGTATAAATATAAAGATTGGTGCTGTCCATTATGTGAAGCAG GTATGAGAGTATCTGAACACTGCACTCGTCAATTCAGCACACAGTGTGAACAATGCCCAGATGGGGAATACTCTGACCGTGACACTGGATCGGAGAAATGTTTGGAGTGTAAATCATGTGATCAAG AGCTGGGACTTCAAATTGAACAACCATGTAGTTACACTCACGATACGATATGTGAGCCCATGACAGGGTATTATTGCACTGAAAACTGTCTGAGGGCCAAACAGCACACAGCATGCCCAGCTGGCCTAGGAGTAAAAGAGGAAG GAATACGTTTCAAAGATACTGTGTGTGAGAAATGTTCTTATGGGACATTTTCAAACAGTAATTCATCAACTGAAGAGTGTAAGAACTGGACAGT ATGTGAAACACTCAAACTTAAACAGGTTGAACCAGGGAGTGCTGAAGCTGATGTGAAATGTGAAGCAGAGCGCAACAGGACAATTGCTGTTTAA